The following are encoded together in the Monodelphis domestica isolate mMonDom1 chromosome 5, mMonDom1.pri, whole genome shotgun sequence genome:
- the PDE1B gene encoding dual specificity calcium/calmodulin-dependent 3',5'-cyclic nucleotide phosphodiesterase 1B isoform X3 has translation MATPIPVQRSHLQGPILRLRYMVKQLENGEVNIEELKKNLEYTASLLEAVYIDETRQILDTEDELQELRSDAVPSEVRDWLASTFTQQARAKGRRAEEKPKFRSIVHAVQAGIFVERMFRRTYTSVGPTYSNAVISCLKTLDHWCFDVFSLNRVADDHALRTIVFELLTRHNLISRFKIPTVFLMTFLDALEVGYGKYKNPYHNQIHAADVTQTVHCFLLRTGMVHCLSEIEVLAIIFAAAIHDYEHTGTTNSFHIQTKSECAILYNDRSVLENHHISSVFRMMQDDEMNIFINLTKDEFVELRSLVIEMVLATDMSCHFQQVKSMKTSLQQLERIDKSKALSLLLHAADISHPTKQWSVHSRWTKALMEEFFRQGDKEAELGLPFSPLCDRTSTLVAQSQIGFIDFIVEPTFSVLTDVAEKSVQPLVDDGSKAKTKAREPGDLNPDLVSFRTTWTKYIQENKQKWKERAASGITNQTSIDELSPCEEEAPSSPAEELNQNGNLD, from the exons ATGGCCACCCCTATACCTGTGCAGAGGAGTCATCTTCAGGGCCCCATCCTCAG GCTCCGATACATGGTAAAGCAGCTAGAGAATGGGGAAGTGAACATCGAGGAGCTGAAGAAGAACCTGGAGTACACGGCTTCACTGCTGGAAGCAGTCTACATTGATGAGACACG ACAAATACTGGACACTGAAGATGAGTTACAGGAGCTCCGCTCAGATGCAGTACCCTCAGAGGTTAGAGACTGGTTGGCGTCCACCTTCACCCAACAAGCTCGAGCCAAGGGCAGACGAGCTGAGGAGAAGCCAAAATTCCGAAGCATTGTCCATGCTGTGCAGGCTGGGATATTTGTGGAGCG gaTGTTCCGGAGAACCTACACTTCCGTGGGACCCACCTACTCTAATGCAGTCATCAGCTGTCTCAAG ACCCTGGACCATTGGTGCTTCGATGTCTTTTCCCTGAACCGTGTGGCAGATGACCATGCCCTGAGGACCATTGTCTTTGAGTTGCTGACTCGACACAACCTCATCAGCCGCTTCAAG ATTCCCACTGTGTTCTTAATGACGTTCCTGGATGCCCTAGAGGTGGGCTATGGGAAGTACAAAAATCCCTACCACAACCAGATCCATGCTGCTGATGTCACTCAGACGGTCCACTGCTTCCTCCTTCGCACTGGGATGGTG cACTGCCTGTCGGAGATTGAGGTCCTGGCCATCATCTTCGCTGCTGCCATCCATGACTATGAGCACACGGGCACCACCAATAGTTTCCACATCCAGACCAA GTCAGAATGCGCCATCTTGTACAATGACCGCTCAGTGCTGGAGAACCACCACATTAGTTCTGTCTTCCGAATGATGCAGGATGATGAGATGAACATCTTTATCAATCTCACCAAGGATGAGTTTGT AGAACTCCGATCCCTGGTCATTGAGATGGTGCTGGCTACAGACATGTCCTGTCACTTTCAGCAGGTCAAATCCATGAAGACTTCCCTGCAGCAACTGGAGAG gATTGACAAGTCCAAAGCCCTGTCACTCCTGCTGCATGCCGCTGACATCAGCCACCCCACCAAGCAGTGGTCGGTCCACAGCCGGTGGACCAAGGCCCTCATGGAAGAATTCTTCCGGCAG gGGGACAAGGAGGCAGAGCTGGGCCTGCCCTTCTCCCCACTCTGCGACCGTACTTCCACCCTGGTGGCTCAGTCCCAGATCG GATTCATTGACTTCATTGTGGAGCCcactttttctgttttgactgATGTGGCTGAGAAGAGTGTCCAGCCTTTGGTAGATGATGGCTCCAAGGCAAAGACAAAGGCCAG AGAACCAGGTGACCTCAACCCTGACCTGGTCAGTTTCCGGACCACCTGGACCAAGTACATTCAGGAGAacaaacagaaatggaaagaaagagctGCAAGTG GCATCACCAATCAGACTTCCATTGATGAGCTGTCCCCATGTGAAGAGGAAGCTCCTTCATCCCCCGCTGAAGAACTCAATCAGAACGGGAACCTGGATTAG
- the PDE1B gene encoding dual specificity calcium/calmodulin-dependent 3',5'-cyclic nucleotide phosphodiesterase 1B isoform X1: protein MATPIPVQRSHLQGPILRSPLDWTRKGSLHSPFPFSSKSGPVVNSEVQWLRYMVKQLENGEVNIEELKKNLEYTASLLEAVYIDETRQILDTEDELQELRSDAVPSEVRDWLASTFTQQARAKGRRAEEKPKFRSIVHAVQAGIFVERMFRRTYTSVGPTYSNAVISCLKTLDHWCFDVFSLNRVADDHALRTIVFELLTRHNLISRFKIPTVFLMTFLDALEVGYGKYKNPYHNQIHAADVTQTVHCFLLRTGMVHCLSEIEVLAIIFAAAIHDYEHTGTTNSFHIQTKSECAILYNDRSVLENHHISSVFRMMQDDEMNIFINLTKDEFVELRSLVIEMVLATDMSCHFQQVKSMKTSLQQLERIDKSKALSLLLHAADISHPTKQWSVHSRWTKALMEEFFRQGDKEAELGLPFSPLCDRTSTLVAQSQIGFIDFIVEPTFSVLTDVAEKSVQPLVDDGSKAKTKAREPGDLNPDLVSFRTTWTKYIQENKQKWKERAASGITNQTSIDELSPCEEEAPSSPAEELNQNGNLD, encoded by the exons ATGGCCACCCCTATACCTGTGCAGAGGAGTCATCTTCAGGGCCCCATCCTCAG ATCTCCTCTGGATTGGACCAGAAAAGGCTCCTTgcattcccccttccctttctcctccaagTCTGGGCCAGTGGTGAACTCTGAGGTTCAATG GCTCCGATACATGGTAAAGCAGCTAGAGAATGGGGAAGTGAACATCGAGGAGCTGAAGAAGAACCTGGAGTACACGGCTTCACTGCTGGAAGCAGTCTACATTGATGAGACACG ACAAATACTGGACACTGAAGATGAGTTACAGGAGCTCCGCTCAGATGCAGTACCCTCAGAGGTTAGAGACTGGTTGGCGTCCACCTTCACCCAACAAGCTCGAGCCAAGGGCAGACGAGCTGAGGAGAAGCCAAAATTCCGAAGCATTGTCCATGCTGTGCAGGCTGGGATATTTGTGGAGCG gaTGTTCCGGAGAACCTACACTTCCGTGGGACCCACCTACTCTAATGCAGTCATCAGCTGTCTCAAG ACCCTGGACCATTGGTGCTTCGATGTCTTTTCCCTGAACCGTGTGGCAGATGACCATGCCCTGAGGACCATTGTCTTTGAGTTGCTGACTCGACACAACCTCATCAGCCGCTTCAAG ATTCCCACTGTGTTCTTAATGACGTTCCTGGATGCCCTAGAGGTGGGCTATGGGAAGTACAAAAATCCCTACCACAACCAGATCCATGCTGCTGATGTCACTCAGACGGTCCACTGCTTCCTCCTTCGCACTGGGATGGTG cACTGCCTGTCGGAGATTGAGGTCCTGGCCATCATCTTCGCTGCTGCCATCCATGACTATGAGCACACGGGCACCACCAATAGTTTCCACATCCAGACCAA GTCAGAATGCGCCATCTTGTACAATGACCGCTCAGTGCTGGAGAACCACCACATTAGTTCTGTCTTCCGAATGATGCAGGATGATGAGATGAACATCTTTATCAATCTCACCAAGGATGAGTTTGT AGAACTCCGATCCCTGGTCATTGAGATGGTGCTGGCTACAGACATGTCCTGTCACTTTCAGCAGGTCAAATCCATGAAGACTTCCCTGCAGCAACTGGAGAG gATTGACAAGTCCAAAGCCCTGTCACTCCTGCTGCATGCCGCTGACATCAGCCACCCCACCAAGCAGTGGTCGGTCCACAGCCGGTGGACCAAGGCCCTCATGGAAGAATTCTTCCGGCAG gGGGACAAGGAGGCAGAGCTGGGCCTGCCCTTCTCCCCACTCTGCGACCGTACTTCCACCCTGGTGGCTCAGTCCCAGATCG GATTCATTGACTTCATTGTGGAGCCcactttttctgttttgactgATGTGGCTGAGAAGAGTGTCCAGCCTTTGGTAGATGATGGCTCCAAGGCAAAGACAAAGGCCAG AGAACCAGGTGACCTCAACCCTGACCTGGTCAGTTTCCGGACCACCTGGACCAAGTACATTCAGGAGAacaaacagaaatggaaagaaagagctGCAAGTG GCATCACCAATCAGACTTCCATTGATGAGCTGTCCCCATGTGAAGAGGAAGCTCCTTCATCCCCCGCTGAAGAACTCAATCAGAACGGGAACCTGGATTAG
- the PDE1B gene encoding dual specificity calcium/calmodulin-dependent 3',5'-cyclic nucleotide phosphodiesterase 1B isoform X2 produces MELSPGSPPEMLEADCPSPLELKSAPSKKMWIKLRSLLRYMVKQLENGEVNIEELKKNLEYTASLLEAVYIDETRQILDTEDELQELRSDAVPSEVRDWLASTFTQQARAKGRRAEEKPKFRSIVHAVQAGIFVERMFRRTYTSVGPTYSNAVISCLKTLDHWCFDVFSLNRVADDHALRTIVFELLTRHNLISRFKIPTVFLMTFLDALEVGYGKYKNPYHNQIHAADVTQTVHCFLLRTGMVHCLSEIEVLAIIFAAAIHDYEHTGTTNSFHIQTKSECAILYNDRSVLENHHISSVFRMMQDDEMNIFINLTKDEFVELRSLVIEMVLATDMSCHFQQVKSMKTSLQQLERIDKSKALSLLLHAADISHPTKQWSVHSRWTKALMEEFFRQGDKEAELGLPFSPLCDRTSTLVAQSQIGFIDFIVEPTFSVLTDVAEKSVQPLVDDGSKAKTKAREPGDLNPDLVSFRTTWTKYIQENKQKWKERAASGITNQTSIDELSPCEEEAPSSPAEELNQNGNLD; encoded by the exons ATGGAGCTGTCCCCCGGCAGTCCTCCGGAGATGCTGGAGGCCGACTGCCCATCACCCCTGGAGCTCAAATCGGCCCCCAGCAAGAAGATGTGGATTAAGCTTCGGTCCCT GCTCCGATACATGGTAAAGCAGCTAGAGAATGGGGAAGTGAACATCGAGGAGCTGAAGAAGAACCTGGAGTACACGGCTTCACTGCTGGAAGCAGTCTACATTGATGAGACACG ACAAATACTGGACACTGAAGATGAGTTACAGGAGCTCCGCTCAGATGCAGTACCCTCAGAGGTTAGAGACTGGTTGGCGTCCACCTTCACCCAACAAGCTCGAGCCAAGGGCAGACGAGCTGAGGAGAAGCCAAAATTCCGAAGCATTGTCCATGCTGTGCAGGCTGGGATATTTGTGGAGCG gaTGTTCCGGAGAACCTACACTTCCGTGGGACCCACCTACTCTAATGCAGTCATCAGCTGTCTCAAG ACCCTGGACCATTGGTGCTTCGATGTCTTTTCCCTGAACCGTGTGGCAGATGACCATGCCCTGAGGACCATTGTCTTTGAGTTGCTGACTCGACACAACCTCATCAGCCGCTTCAAG ATTCCCACTGTGTTCTTAATGACGTTCCTGGATGCCCTAGAGGTGGGCTATGGGAAGTACAAAAATCCCTACCACAACCAGATCCATGCTGCTGATGTCACTCAGACGGTCCACTGCTTCCTCCTTCGCACTGGGATGGTG cACTGCCTGTCGGAGATTGAGGTCCTGGCCATCATCTTCGCTGCTGCCATCCATGACTATGAGCACACGGGCACCACCAATAGTTTCCACATCCAGACCAA GTCAGAATGCGCCATCTTGTACAATGACCGCTCAGTGCTGGAGAACCACCACATTAGTTCTGTCTTCCGAATGATGCAGGATGATGAGATGAACATCTTTATCAATCTCACCAAGGATGAGTTTGT AGAACTCCGATCCCTGGTCATTGAGATGGTGCTGGCTACAGACATGTCCTGTCACTTTCAGCAGGTCAAATCCATGAAGACTTCCCTGCAGCAACTGGAGAG gATTGACAAGTCCAAAGCCCTGTCACTCCTGCTGCATGCCGCTGACATCAGCCACCCCACCAAGCAGTGGTCGGTCCACAGCCGGTGGACCAAGGCCCTCATGGAAGAATTCTTCCGGCAG gGGGACAAGGAGGCAGAGCTGGGCCTGCCCTTCTCCCCACTCTGCGACCGTACTTCCACCCTGGTGGCTCAGTCCCAGATCG GATTCATTGACTTCATTGTGGAGCCcactttttctgttttgactgATGTGGCTGAGAAGAGTGTCCAGCCTTTGGTAGATGATGGCTCCAAGGCAAAGACAAAGGCCAG AGAACCAGGTGACCTCAACCCTGACCTGGTCAGTTTCCGGACCACCTGGACCAAGTACATTCAGGAGAacaaacagaaatggaaagaaagagctGCAAGTG GCATCACCAATCAGACTTCCATTGATGAGCTGTCCCCATGTGAAGAGGAAGCTCCTTCATCCCCCGCTGAAGAACTCAATCAGAACGGGAACCTGGATTAG